One window from the genome of Bdellovibrio sp. NC01 encodes:
- a CDS encoding methyl-accepting chemotaxis protein: MNFHSRILWMIGILCLASTAATTFISVRQVKKERVLALEAKSRAVLSRLSSVRSFIADQGGLKGSIERAIEKHPDGKLPEAERLEVLKQVPIFAAMKVGSENAAKENYRFRIFSENPRNKDHTPTVEESEILKKFELDPSLSELTVENSEHVIVYQPVRLSQKQGCLTCHGDPATSPFKNGKDILGFQMENWQDGQLHGAFAVISDLNLASVKQATTDAIIEVMIWSVGISIFAFVFSWWMVRSPLAKLNNIGQQLKSSGEAVEGSSSTIATLSRELQDSVTQAASALEETSAVTTEISSIVHRNLENAKSANKLTEIACNQARDGQQQMSHLLNAIDEISRGSKKIEEIITVIDDIAFQTNLLALNAAVEAARAGEQGKGFAVVAEAVRGLAQRSASSAREISDLIGDSVEKIESGKRLADESGIVLEKIVKSVEKVVVLNKEIAVASEEQAEGVEQISKAICEIDQVTQSNAAQAEQSSAAADVLQQEAVVMKDAVTDLTTVIHGAKSTPLKRSQYFVEISTRKSA, translated from the coding sequence ATGAACTTTCACTCTCGCATTCTCTGGATGATTGGCATTCTGTGCTTAGCTTCCACCGCTGCCACAACTTTCATTTCCGTGCGCCAAGTAAAAAAAGAACGCGTGCTTGCTCTTGAAGCAAAATCGCGTGCGGTGTTATCCAGGCTTTCTTCCGTCCGTTCATTCATTGCTGATCAAGGCGGCCTAAAAGGCTCTATCGAACGAGCCATCGAAAAACATCCCGATGGCAAATTACCTGAAGCAGAACGTCTGGAGGTTTTAAAACAAGTTCCGATTTTTGCCGCTATGAAAGTCGGCTCCGAAAATGCCGCCAAAGAAAACTATCGTTTCCGCATCTTTTCAGAAAATCCACGCAACAAAGATCATACTCCTACGGTTGAGGAGTCCGAGATTTTAAAGAAGTTTGAACTCGACCCGTCATTATCTGAACTGACGGTAGAGAATTCCGAACACGTCATCGTTTATCAACCCGTTCGCCTAAGTCAAAAACAAGGTTGCCTGACTTGCCATGGAGATCCCGCCACAAGTCCGTTTAAAAATGGCAAAGACATTCTTGGTTTTCAAATGGAAAACTGGCAAGACGGTCAATTGCATGGCGCCTTCGCAGTTATTTCCGATTTGAATTTAGCCTCCGTAAAACAAGCAACCACAGACGCGATTATCGAAGTGATGATTTGGTCGGTCGGCATTTCGATTTTCGCGTTTGTGTTTTCTTGGTGGATGGTCCGCTCGCCGCTTGCAAAATTGAACAACATTGGCCAGCAACTGAAATCTTCGGGTGAAGCTGTTGAAGGTTCAAGTTCAACGATCGCCACATTAAGTCGCGAACTGCAAGATTCCGTTACGCAAGCCGCCTCGGCCCTAGAAGAAACCAGCGCCGTCACCACGGAGATTTCTTCGATCGTTCATCGCAATTTAGAAAACGCAAAAAGTGCGAATAAGTTGACAGAGATTGCCTGCAATCAAGCGCGCGACGGACAACAACAAATGAGTCACCTCTTAAATGCGATCGACGAGATTTCTCGCGGTTCAAAAAAAATTGAAGAGATCATCACGGTCATTGACGACATTGCTTTTCAAACCAATTTATTAGCCTTAAACGCCGCCGTCGAAGCGGCTCGCGCCGGTGAACAAGGAAAAGGCTTTGCCGTCGTCGCCGAAGCCGTTCGCGGACTCGCACAAAGAAGTGCTTCTTCAGCGCGCGAAATTTCTGATTTGATTGGCGATAGTGTCGAGAAAATTGAAAGTGGCAAACGCTTGGCCGATGAAAGCGGCATTGTTTTAGAAAAAATCGTAAAGTCGGTAGAAAAAGTCGTGGTGCTGAATAAAGAAATCGCAGTCGCCAGTGAAGAACAAGCTGAAGGTGTTGAGCAGATTTCCAAAGCGATTTGTGAAATTGATCAGGTCACCCAAAGCAATGCCGCACAAGCAGAACAGTCATCGGCTGCTGCAGATGTATTACAGCAAGAAGCCGTCGTAATGAAAGACGCTGTCACAGATTTAACCACTGTGATTCATGGAGCAAAATCAACGCCATTGAAAAGGAGCCAATATTTCGTGGAGATTTCGACACGAAAATCTGCGTAA
- the ppdK gene encoding pyruvate, phosphate dikinase, whose protein sequence is MHQTQTADKPTSKTPVPQKFVYFFAAGESEGNAGMKNILGGKGANLAEMTSLGIPVPPGFTISTEICTHFYEEGGKLPEWVRPKVTEAMAKVEAKIGKKFGDANDPLLVSVRSGARASMPGMMDTILNLGLNDQTVEGLAKSSNNPRFAWDSYRRFIQMYSDVVMGMNSSLLEVTLEDMKEDKHYKLDTELTVDDLKLLVKKFKELVLQMTGRSFPTDPWEQLWGAISAVFHSWNTPRAITYRDLHSIPAAWGTAVNIQSMVFGNMGDDSATGVAFTRNPSTGEKAFFGEFLINAQGEDVVAGIRTPQPITKIAADLAGVKSLEEALPEAYKQLVEIYKKLETHYRDMQDIEFTIERSKLWMLQTRNGKRTAAAALKIACDMIDEKMISEEEAILRLDPSSLDQLLHPTLDPKAQKTLLAKGLPASPGGVNGQIVFTSEEAVEWKEQGKKVILVRVETSPEDIAGMVAAQGIFTSRGGMTSHAAVVARGMGKCCVAGCAEVEVDYKTETMKVKGYVLKKGDVITLDGSTGEVYLGEVKTIEPKLEGTFERIMEIADRVRKLKVRTNADTPKDAQTAKNFGAEGIGLCRTEHMFFGADRIDAVREMIIADNKIDREKALSKLLPMQRDDFYQLFKIMDGLPVTIRLLDPPLHEFVPHTDEETKELAKRIHTDYDRLRMKVKALHEFNPMLGHRGCRLAITYPEIYIMQVRAIAEAACQMLAEGKKLSAPEIMIPLIATDKELEILRGQAEQEVKKVQTEKNIKFEYHIGTMIELPRAALTADAIAEHADFFSFGTNDLTQTTLGLSRDDSGRFLGSYVSQGILPKDPFMSIDQVGVGNLVKMGVDLGRRTKPTLKVGVCGEHGGDPDSIEFFHKAGLDYVSCSPFRVPIARLAAARAALLTKKLHS, encoded by the coding sequence ATGCACCAGACGCAAACGGCTGATAAGCCAACATCAAAAACTCCTGTTCCGCAAAAATTTGTGTATTTTTTTGCTGCAGGTGAATCTGAAGGCAATGCGGGAATGAAGAATATCCTTGGCGGTAAAGGTGCGAACCTTGCCGAAATGACTTCTTTGGGAATTCCAGTTCCTCCGGGCTTCACGATTTCGACAGAGATCTGCACGCACTTCTATGAAGAGGGCGGCAAACTTCCTGAGTGGGTTCGTCCTAAAGTGACTGAAGCTATGGCGAAAGTTGAAGCGAAGATCGGTAAGAAATTCGGCGATGCCAATGATCCATTGCTAGTATCTGTTCGTTCGGGCGCGCGCGCCTCAATGCCAGGTATGATGGATACAATTTTGAATTTGGGTTTGAATGATCAAACTGTTGAAGGTCTTGCGAAGTCTTCTAACAATCCACGTTTTGCTTGGGACTCTTATCGTCGTTTCATCCAAATGTATTCTGATGTTGTGATGGGTATGAACTCATCTCTTCTTGAAGTGACTTTGGAAGACATGAAAGAAGACAAGCACTACAAATTGGATACAGAATTGACTGTTGATGATTTGAAACTTCTTGTGAAGAAATTCAAAGAACTTGTTTTGCAAATGACAGGTCGTTCTTTCCCAACAGATCCTTGGGAACAATTGTGGGGCGCGATCTCTGCGGTATTCCACTCTTGGAACACTCCGCGTGCGATCACTTACCGTGATCTTCACAGCATCCCAGCAGCTTGGGGTACAGCCGTAAATATTCAATCAATGGTCTTCGGTAACATGGGTGATGATTCTGCAACAGGTGTTGCGTTCACTCGTAATCCATCGACTGGTGAAAAAGCATTCTTCGGTGAATTCTTGATCAATGCGCAAGGTGAGGACGTTGTTGCGGGTATCCGTACTCCACAGCCGATCACTAAAATTGCAGCAGACTTGGCTGGTGTGAAGTCTTTGGAAGAAGCTCTTCCAGAAGCTTACAAACAGCTTGTTGAGATCTACAAAAAGCTAGAGACTCACTACCGCGATATGCAAGATATCGAATTCACAATCGAGCGTTCAAAATTGTGGATGCTACAAACTCGTAACGGCAAACGTACTGCTGCGGCAGCGTTGAAAATCGCTTGCGACATGATCGATGAAAAGATGATTTCAGAAGAGGAAGCAATTCTTCGTCTAGATCCTTCATCATTGGATCAATTACTGCATCCAACTCTAGATCCTAAAGCACAAAAAACTTTGTTGGCGAAAGGCTTGCCAGCATCTCCAGGTGGCGTGAACGGTCAAATCGTATTCACATCTGAAGAAGCGGTTGAGTGGAAAGAACAAGGTAAGAAAGTTATCTTGGTTCGCGTAGAGACTTCTCCGGAAGACATCGCCGGTATGGTGGCTGCGCAAGGTATCTTCACTTCACGTGGCGGTATGACATCGCATGCAGCGGTTGTTGCGCGTGGTATGGGTAAATGCTGTGTTGCTGGTTGTGCGGAAGTAGAAGTGGACTACAAAACTGAAACGATGAAAGTGAAAGGCTACGTTCTTAAGAAGGGCGATGTGATCACTTTGGACGGTTCAACAGGCGAAGTTTACTTGGGCGAAGTGAAAACGATCGAGCCAAAACTTGAAGGTACTTTCGAGCGCATCATGGAAATCGCTGACCGCGTTCGTAAATTGAAAGTTCGCACGAATGCCGATACTCCGAAAGATGCACAAACTGCGAAAAATTTCGGTGCAGAGGGCATCGGTCTTTGCCGTACAGAACATATGTTCTTCGGCGCAGATCGTATCGACGCTGTTCGTGAAATGATCATCGCTGATAATAAAATTGATCGCGAAAAAGCATTGTCGAAATTGTTGCCAATGCAACGTGATGACTTCTATCAATTGTTCAAAATCATGGACGGTCTTCCAGTGACAATTCGTTTGTTGGATCCACCTCTTCATGAGTTCGTTCCTCACACTGACGAAGAAACGAAGGAATTGGCGAAACGTATTCACACGGATTACGATCGTCTGCGCATGAAAGTAAAAGCGCTTCACGAGTTCAACCCAATGTTGGGTCACCGTGGTTGCCGTCTTGCGATCACTTATCCTGAAATCTATATCATGCAAGTTCGTGCGATTGCCGAAGCTGCTTGTCAGATGTTGGCTGAAGGTAAAAAACTTTCTGCTCCAGAGATCATGATTCCATTGATCGCGACTGATAAAGAGCTTGAGATCTTGCGCGGCCAAGCAGAACAAGAAGTTAAAAAAGTTCAGACAGAGAAAAACATCAAGTTCGAATACCACATCGGTACAATGATCGAACTTCCGCGCGCCGCTTTGACTGCGGATGCGATCGCTGAACACGCTGACTTCTTTAGCTTCGGTACGAACGATTTGACACAAACGACTTTGGGGCTGTCTCGTGACGACTCGGGCCGCTTCTTGGGTTCATACGTTTCTCAAGGTATCTTGCCGAAAGATCCATTCATGTCGATCGATCAAGTGGGTGTCGGTAACTTGGTGAAAATGGGTGTGGACTTGGGTCGTCGCACGAAACCTACTTTGAAAGTGGGTGTGTGCGGTGAACACGGTGGTGATCCAGATTCTATCGAGTTCTTCCATAAGGCAGGACTTGATTACGTATCGTGCTCGCCATTCCGCGTGCCTATCGCAAGACTGGCAGCTGCAAGAGCCGCTCTTCTTACGAAGAAACTTCATTCTTAA
- the smc gene encoding chromosome segregation protein SMC, with protein MRIKKIELVGFKSFKDRTVIQFDAGITGIVGPNGCGKSNIVDALMWVMGDQSAKDLRASQMTDVIFGGAEGYAPLGMCEVSLTLENDGGAFPAKYIKHAEIMVTRRLHRNGEGEYFINKEPARLKDLQEIFMDTGAGSKGFSIIAQGMIGKIITAKPEDRRMLIEEAAGITKFKARKKESQRKLISTDQNLVRLQDIIGELKRQIDSLQRQAQRAERYRNIKNQIEDLDLWVSTAQYVELKRAADEAQAIFNEAQSMEIEGESNLSTLQGQLEVLKLQILEKEKMVEEHQTLHFEKQSTVQKKEMEIQELRFEIEQARRNEQMTGTILQEQQARQELLARDKAALEEQVTELKEEAETLTATFTEKNDIFQNFNSRIGTVDEDLTTKRRELFAVGQSESSLDARVNSLSAQIADLTDRQDNEQQVLNELREKQVEFEARRKKVTNELDKERQMQLDLASDVDSFEANKKILTDSLNEKKAEVESFKDSLNEVASRLYGLENLQNNFEGFQEGVKQVMLWQKTRTQELMADGSVVTHFQPVSEVVEVPAEYEVAMEAALGSRLQMLLSSDANIAVDAVSHLKEQKSGRSSFMSANDQVLAYNRSEAPIGQNGVQAILKDVVKAADKFQNAVTYMLDGVAIVDSIRTALNLRATYTGWTFVTLDGDTLTADGVLTGGSSESADSGMLKRRREIKELSEKKDEYAGKLKLAQMTLKKVEEQLANVLNDFEGAQKRKMDQEIKVAELRKDLERAENEVQNAQAAVERQEREVKKLTEQLEVQEQKMEELNQALIEAREKKVLLEGEVETLNSELNSVRLGFDGLQAEVTDLQVRSASKTQEYTGVLRQLEMVTKSLADLEAQLARMSEEAEGYNSQMTESQVTLEEKKIEFERLLDEVEQLKLQAARTKDEYEVMSESIRAIEDEASASQRARNERQHKMNDSQLKLEQAKMKEQYLIDSIRERYMLNLPDVIEKYINKEGDFLQADAQLKDLREKLAKIGEVNLSAIEEYEETATRYEFLTKQHADLTEAKEQLRKVIDRINRICSKRFKETFDLVNERFTRVFPVLFGGGEAWLELVEETEKTEAGIEIIARPPGKKTQNVSLMSGGEKALTAVALVFSIFLVKPSPYCLLDEVDAPLDDANVFRFNDLVREMAKRSQIIVVTHNKHTMEVAKKLYGVTMQERGVSTMVSVSLQDIK; from the coding sequence TTGAGAATTAAGAAAATTGAACTCGTAGGTTTTAAGTCATTTAAGGATCGTACAGTTATCCAGTTTGATGCTGGTATCACTGGTATCGTCGGACCAAATGGTTGCGGTAAATCGAACATCGTCGATGCGTTGATGTGGGTCATGGGGGACCAATCAGCGAAAGATCTTCGTGCGTCGCAAATGACAGACGTTATCTTCGGTGGTGCTGAAGGTTACGCTCCACTTGGTATGTGTGAAGTCTCTTTGACCCTTGAAAATGATGGTGGCGCGTTCCCAGCTAAATACATCAAACACGCAGAGATCATGGTGACTCGTCGTCTTCACAGAAACGGTGAAGGTGAATACTTCATCAATAAAGAACCAGCTCGCTTGAAGGACTTGCAAGAGATCTTCATGGATACGGGGGCGGGCTCTAAAGGTTTCTCTATCATCGCTCAAGGTATGATCGGTAAGATCATCACTGCGAAACCTGAAGACCGTCGTATGCTTATCGAAGAAGCTGCGGGTATTACGAAGTTCAAAGCTCGTAAAAAAGAATCACAACGTAAGTTGATTTCAACAGATCAAAACTTGGTGCGTTTGCAAGACATCATCGGTGAATTAAAACGCCAAATCGATTCATTGCAAAGACAAGCACAACGTGCAGAACGCTACCGTAACATCAAAAACCAAATCGAAGATTTGGATTTGTGGGTGTCGACGGCTCAGTACGTTGAATTGAAGCGTGCGGCTGATGAAGCGCAAGCGATCTTCAACGAAGCACAAAGCATGGAAATCGAAGGTGAGTCGAACCTTTCTACTCTTCAAGGCCAATTGGAAGTTTTGAAACTTCAAATCCTTGAAAAAGAGAAAATGGTTGAAGAACACCAAACTCTTCACTTCGAAAAACAAAGCACTGTTCAAAAGAAAGAGATGGAGATTCAAGAACTTCGTTTCGAAATTGAACAAGCTCGTCGTAACGAACAAATGACTGGTACGATCTTGCAAGAACAGCAAGCGCGCCAAGAATTGCTTGCTCGCGACAAAGCTGCTCTTGAAGAACAAGTGACTGAGTTGAAAGAAGAAGCTGAAACTTTGACAGCAACTTTCACAGAGAAAAACGACATCTTCCAAAACTTCAACTCTCGTATTGGAACTGTTGATGAAGATTTGACAACAAAACGCCGCGAATTGTTCGCTGTGGGTCAATCAGAGTCTTCTTTGGATGCTCGTGTAAATTCATTGTCAGCACAAATCGCTGATTTGACAGATCGTCAAGACAACGAACAACAAGTGTTGAACGAACTTCGTGAAAAACAAGTTGAGTTCGAAGCGCGCCGTAAAAAAGTGACGAACGAACTTGATAAAGAACGCCAAATGCAATTGGACTTGGCTTCTGACGTTGATTCATTCGAAGCGAATAAAAAAATCCTTACTGATTCATTGAACGAGAAAAAAGCTGAAGTTGAATCATTCAAAGATTCTTTGAATGAAGTGGCTTCACGTTTGTACGGTCTTGAAAATTTGCAAAACAACTTCGAAGGTTTCCAAGAAGGTGTGAAGCAAGTGATGTTGTGGCAAAAAACTCGCACTCAAGAGTTGATGGCTGACGGTTCAGTTGTCACTCACTTCCAACCAGTTTCTGAAGTGGTTGAAGTTCCAGCTGAGTACGAAGTGGCTATGGAAGCGGCATTGGGCTCACGCCTGCAAATGCTTTTGTCTTCTGATGCAAACATTGCTGTAGACGCTGTTTCTCATTTGAAAGAACAAAAATCAGGTCGTTCAAGCTTCATGTCTGCGAACGATCAAGTTTTGGCTTACAACCGTTCTGAAGCTCCAATCGGTCAAAATGGTGTGCAAGCTATTTTGAAAGATGTTGTTAAAGCGGCTGATAAATTCCAAAACGCAGTCACTTATATGTTGGACGGTGTTGCGATCGTCGATTCAATCCGCACGGCTTTGAATCTTCGCGCGACGTACACTGGTTGGACATTCGTGACTCTTGACGGTGACACTTTGACTGCTGACGGTGTTTTGACGGGTGGTTCATCTGAATCTGCTGATTCAGGTATGCTAAAACGTCGCCGTGAGATCAAAGAGTTGTCAGAGAAAAAAGACGAATACGCTGGTAAATTGAAATTGGCTCAAATGACTTTGAAAAAAGTTGAAGAGCAATTGGCGAACGTTCTGAACGATTTCGAAGGTGCTCAAAAACGCAAAATGGATCAAGAGATCAAAGTTGCGGAATTGAGAAAAGACCTTGAGCGCGCGGAAAACGAAGTTCAAAACGCACAAGCTGCGGTTGAACGCCAAGAACGCGAAGTTAAAAAACTAACTGAGCAACTTGAAGTTCAAGAACAGAAAATGGAAGAGTTGAACCAAGCTTTGATCGAAGCTCGCGAGAAGAAAGTTCTTCTTGAAGGTGAAGTCGAAACTTTGAACTCTGAATTGAACTCTGTTCGTTTGGGCTTTGATGGTCTTCAAGCTGAAGTGACAGATCTTCAAGTAAGATCAGCTTCTAAAACTCAAGAATACACGGGTGTTCTAAGACAGCTTGAAATGGTGACGAAGTCATTGGCAGACCTTGAAGCGCAACTAGCTCGTATGAGCGAAGAAGCTGAAGGCTACAACTCTCAAATGACTGAGAGCCAAGTGACTTTGGAAGAAAAGAAAATCGAATTCGAACGCCTTTTGGATGAAGTTGAGCAATTGAAATTGCAAGCAGCTCGCACAAAAGACGAATACGAAGTGATGTCTGAATCAATTCGCGCTATCGAAGACGAAGCTTCGGCTTCTCAACGTGCACGCAATGAACGTCAGCACAAAATGAACGACTCTCAATTGAAGCTTGAACAAGCTAAGATGAAAGAGCAGTACTTGATCGATTCTATCCGCGAACGTTACATGTTGAACCTTCCGGACGTTATCGAGAAGTACATCAATAAAGAAGGCGACTTCTTGCAAGCTGATGCTCAACTAAAAGATCTTCGCGAGAAATTGGCGAAAATCGGTGAAGTTAATTTGTCAGCGATTGAAGAGTACGAAGAAACAGCAACTCGTTATGAGTTCTTGACGAAACAACACGCAGATTTGACGGAAGCGAAAGAACAACTTCGTAAAGTTATCGATCGTATCAACAGAATCTGTTCAAAACGTTTCAAAGAAACATTCGACTTGGTTAACGAACGTTTCACTCGCGTATTCCCAGTACTATTCGGTGGTGGTGAAGCGTGGTTGGAACTTGTTGAAGAGACAGAAAAAACTGAAGCGGGTATCGAAATCATCGCACGCCCTCCAGGCAAAAAGACTCAAAACGTGTCTTTGATGTCGGGTGGTGAGAAAGCGTTGACTGCGGTAGCGTTAGTATTCTCGATCTTCCTTGTGAAACCTTCTCCATATTGCTTACTGGATGAGGTTGATGCGCCACTTGATGACGCCAACGTATTCCGTTTCAACGACTTGGTTCGTGAGATGGCAAAACGTTCGCAAATCATCGTTGTTACGCATAACAAACACACGATGGAAGTAGCGAAGAAACTTTACGGCGTGACTATGCAAGAGCGTGGTGTATCGACGATGGTTTCCGTGTCTCTACAAGACATCAAGTAA
- a CDS encoding VOC family protein codes for MSLKKYLHLFIAPLVTMTLTVPALAKQSWPPEANDMPTLRVARPTNDMDKVLKFYRDGLGFEVIYKFNAHLGFNGVMLGKKGAPYHFEFTQKVGHQVPAAPSQDNLIVFYLPDTTAYQAALNRMKKNGFKPVTSFNPYWDRGGVTFEDFEGYRVVFYNNSWPM; via the coding sequence ATGTCTCTAAAAAAGTATCTTCACCTCTTTATCGCTCCCCTTGTAACGATGACTTTGACTGTTCCCGCTTTGGCGAAACAATCTTGGCCGCCTGAAGCGAACGACATGCCGACTTTACGGGTCGCCCGCCCTACAAATGACATGGACAAAGTTTTGAAATTTTACCGGGACGGTTTAGGGTTTGAAGTGATTTATAAATTCAACGCGCACTTAGGATTTAACGGAGTCATGCTTGGTAAGAAAGGCGCCCCCTACCATTTTGAGTTCACTCAAAAAGTGGGACACCAGGTGCCAGCGGCGCCATCGCAAGATAATCTGATTGTTTTTTATCTTCCCGATACGACAGCCTATCAGGCAGCTTTAAATCGCATGAAGAAAAATGGTTTCAAACCAGTGACTTCGTTTAATCCGTATTGGGATCGTGGTGGCGTGACTTTTGAGGACTTCGAAGGATATCGAGTTGTATTCTATAACAACTCTTGGCCGATGTAG
- a CDS encoding MarR family winged helix-turn-helix transcriptional regulator, producing the protein MNYHEFFNRISEDWKNKRPDWDMQDAMLILAALRCAFELEKRTEELYAKFDLNSATFGVLVTLYRSSPKAGMTPSELVKHVLVSAGSVTNRIDRLEERGLVVREYSSEDRRAQYIRLTKEGTKLLEKIMPLHLENEEKMLSGISSADKKKLKELLFKVMENFEI; encoded by the coding sequence ATGAACTATCACGAGTTTTTTAACAGAATATCGGAAGACTGGAAAAACAAACGCCCGGATTGGGACATGCAAGATGCTATGCTCATCTTGGCAGCTTTACGTTGTGCTTTTGAATTAGAAAAACGAACGGAAGAGCTTTATGCAAAGTTCGATCTAAATTCAGCAACTTTTGGGGTGCTCGTAACCTTATATCGCTCAAGTCCCAAAGCGGGGATGACTCCGTCTGAATTAGTGAAGCACGTTTTGGTGTCGGCGGGATCAGTTACGAATCGCATTGATCGTCTTGAAGAACGTGGCTTGGTGGTCAGAGAATACTCTTCTGAAGACCGCCGCGCACAGTACATCCGCTTAACGAAAGAAGGCACGAAACTTCTTGAGAAGATCATGCCTTTGCATCTTGAAAACGAAGAAAAGATGTTAAGTGGTATCAGCTCTGCCGACAAAAAGAAGCTCAAAGAACTTCTTTTTAAAGTGATGGAGAACTTTGAGATCTAA
- a CDS encoding NAD(P)H-dependent oxidoreductase — protein sequence MTHAKIQEALEWRYATKKYDANKKISAQDWKTLTESLVQAPSSYGIQPWKFLVVENPKIREQLKPVSWNQTQVTDASHYVVFAYKAEIDEAFVQKYIDRIVEVRGVPAEALNDYKNMMINNLAKGPEEKINVWSQRQAYIAMGFLLETAALLKIDATPMEGFDPAAYDKILGLEGTGWKSVATVALGYRHSEDSFQALKKVRFAEEQLIQYVK from the coding sequence ATGACACATGCAAAGATCCAAGAAGCTCTAGAATGGCGCTATGCCACAAAAAAGTATGACGCCAATAAGAAGATTTCAGCTCAAGACTGGAAGACTCTAACGGAGTCCTTAGTTCAAGCCCCTTCCTCTTATGGTATTCAGCCTTGGAAATTCTTGGTGGTCGAAAACCCTAAAATCCGCGAGCAATTGAAACCCGTGTCATGGAATCAAACGCAAGTGACGGATGCGAGCCACTATGTGGTCTTCGCTTATAAGGCGGAAATCGATGAAGCTTTCGTTCAGAAATACATCGATCGCATCGTTGAAGTTCGCGGCGTCCCTGCGGAAGCACTGAATGATTATAAAAATATGATGATTAATAACCTAGCTAAGGGCCCGGAGGAAAAGATTAACGTTTGGTCTCAACGCCAAGCTTATATCGCGATGGGATTCCTGCTAGAGACGGCAGCATTATTGAAAATCGACGCCACTCCAATGGAAGGCTTCGACCCTGCCGCCTACGATAAAATATTAGGTCTCGAAGGCACAGGCTGGAAATCTGTTGCCACTGTTGCTTTGGGGTACAGACACTCCGAAGATTCTTTCCAAGCTCTTAAAAAAGTCCGCTTCGCTGAAGAGCAATTAATTCAGTACGTAAAGTAG
- a CDS encoding Rrf2 family transcriptional regulator: protein MLDQRFAASVHIMTLLAYHAGELMTSEKLAESIRTNPTVVRRLLAKLVDAGLVESFKGKAGGVRIAKTAKEVSLKDIYKAVSDKALVNCRESEPQKLCKVSCSISKLFSEVADGMEASSMSYLSKVKLSDITSKV, encoded by the coding sequence ATGTTAGATCAACGGTTCGCAGCCTCAGTCCATATTATGACCCTCCTTGCATATCATGCAGGGGAGTTGATGACGTCGGAAAAGCTGGCTGAAAGCATTCGTACAAACCCAACAGTTGTTCGTCGTCTTTTGGCGAAACTGGTTGATGCCGGTTTAGTGGAATCTTTCAAAGGCAAAGCTGGTGGCGTGCGTATCGCAAAAACAGCGAAAGAGGTTTCTTTAAAAGACATCTATAAAGCGGTGTCAGATAAAGCCCTTGTAAACTGTCGCGAGAGTGAACCGCAGAAGCTCTGTAAAGTGAGCTGTTCGATCTCGAAACTTTTCAGCGAAGTCGCTGACGGCATGGAAGCAAGCTCCATGAGTTACCTCTCTAAAGTGAAACTTTCCGATATCACTTCTAAAGTCTAA
- a CDS encoding DUF5522 domain-containing protein, whose protein sequence is MENSQDKKIKELHDRAVERGEDSYIDPATGYLVFTELFHEKRGHCCQSGCRHCPWKKDLRSPKK, encoded by the coding sequence TTGGAAAATTCTCAGGACAAGAAAATCAAAGAGCTTCATGATCGTGCGGTTGAACGCGGTGAAGACTCTTATATAGATCCCGCAACGGGGTACTTGGTTTTCACAGAGCTCTTCCATGAAAAACGGGGGCACTGCTGCCAAAGTGGCTGCAGGCATTGTCCTTGGAAAAAAGATTTACGATCTCCAAAAAAATAA